A genomic stretch from Thermodesulfobacteriota bacterium includes:
- a CDS encoding Glu/Leu/Phe/Val dehydrogenase dimerization domain-containing protein: MKNGTARAPRLLAERAGSQLLCTVTREGAPAGFLAVDSTVAGRACGGLRLAPGVDEAEVRVLARSMTLKYGFLGLPQGGAKAGVRGDPEGPPEERRELLRAFGSALAPLLRARLYSPGPDMGTSNEDIRDLLEAAGVQPRRRELRGTSSGYYTALTVFESAKAACAQAGVALAGSEAAIEGFGKVGSALALLLAEAGARVVAVSTSRGALHEPAGLDVPRLARLAAAEGSRVAERGELGRRLPREGLLELPAALLFPCARHHSVHAQNAARVGARIVCPGANNPLTPEAEALLGARGVLCVPDFVANAGGVLGGTMEFASVPAPRIREFTGRHFRPRVARVLAEAAAQGVSPREVAEKEARRRFAEVVGRAARPSPLGRIFGLALEAYRRGWLPGPLVARLSLPYFERTVG; this comes from the coding sequence ATGAAGAATGGCACGGCCCGCGCCCCCCGCCTCCTCGCCGAGCGCGCGGGGTCCCAGCTCCTGTGCACGGTGACCCGCGAGGGCGCCCCCGCCGGCTTCCTCGCGGTGGACTCCACCGTGGCCGGCCGGGCCTGCGGCGGGCTGCGGCTGGCCCCGGGAGTGGACGAGGCAGAGGTGCGGGTGCTGGCCCGCTCCATGACCCTCAAGTACGGCTTCCTCGGGCTGCCCCAGGGGGGTGCCAAGGCCGGGGTGCGGGGAGATCCGGAAGGGCCCCCCGAGGAGCGGCGGGAGCTCCTTCGGGCCTTCGGATCCGCCCTGGCGCCGCTCCTGCGGGCGCGGCTCTACAGCCCCGGCCCCGACATGGGCACGAGCAACGAGGACATCCGCGACCTGCTGGAGGCGGCGGGGGTCCAGCCCCGGCGCCGGGAGCTGCGGGGGACGAGCTCCGGGTACTACACGGCCCTCACGGTCTTCGAGAGCGCGAAGGCGGCCTGCGCCCAGGCGGGCGTGGCGCTGGCGGGCTCGGAGGCCGCCATCGAAGGGTTCGGAAAGGTGGGGAGCGCGCTGGCCCTTCTCCTGGCGGAGGCGGGGGCCCGGGTGGTGGCGGTCTCCACCTCCCGGGGGGCCCTCCACGAGCCGGCGGGCCTCGACGTGCCCCGGCTGGCGCGCCTGGCGGCGGCCGAGGGGAGCCGGGTCGCCGAGCGGGGGGAGCTGGGGCGGCGCCTCCCGCGGGAGGGGCTCCTGGAGCTTCCCGCGGCGCTCCTCTTCCCCTGCGCCCGCCACCACAGCGTGCACGCGCAGAACGCGGCGCGGGTGGGCGCCCGCATCGTCTGTCCCGGGGCGAACAACCCCCTCACCCCCGAGGCGGAGGCTCTCCTGGGCGCGCGGGGAGTGCTGTGCGTGCCCGACTTCGTGGCCAACGCAGGCGGGGTCCTGGGGGGCACCATGGAGTTTGCGTCGGTGCCGGCGCCGCGCATCCGGGAGTTCACGGGCCGGCACTTTCGCCCGCGGGTGGCCCGGGTCCTCGCCGAAGCGGCGGCACAGGGGGTGTCGCCCCGGGAGGTCGCCGAGAAGGAGGCCCGGCGCCGCTTTGCCGAGGTGGTCGGACGCGCGGCCCGCCCTTCCCCTCTTGGGCGGATCTTCGGCCTGGCCCTGGAGGCGTACCGCCGCGGCTGGCTCCCCGGCCCCCTGGTGGCCCGCCTCTCCCTGCCCTACTTCGAGCGCACGGTGGGGTGA